In a genomic window of Candidatus Bathyarchaeota archaeon:
- a CDS encoding DUF6114 domain-containing protein codes for MRGVKNLDQTVKSSKAFTLSLTAGILILINAAGLAIVARWFLDIMPVLPGSTGNDPMLFYTLSAIGLILGLLVLFATLMLRNKPANKKVWGIMIIVFSVPSVIMGGGFIVGFILGIAGGVKAIKWKN; via the coding sequence ATGAGGGGCGTAAAAAATCTGGACCAAACCGTAAAATCATCTAAAGCTTTTACTTTGTCTTTAACAGCAGGCATTTTAATATTAATCAATGCTGCGGGATTGGCAATTGTAGCCAGATGGTTTCTTGATATCATGCCTGTTCTGCCAGGATCAACAGGCAATGATCCAATGCTTTTTTACACTCTCTCCGCTATTGGTTTGATACTGGGTCTTCTAGTACTATTTGCCACCTTAATGCTTCGCAATAAGCCTGCAAACAAGAAAGTATGGGGTATAATGATAATTGTGTTTTCGGTACCCAGCGTAATCATGGGTGGGGGATTCATAGTGGGCTTCATATTGGGTATAGCAGGCGGGGTCAAAGCAATTAAATGGAAAAACTAA
- a CDS encoding FtsX-like permease family protein, whose protein sequence is MSFTSIAIRNIPKRKLRNGLTVLAVILGVTLIVGVNIAFDSVYDQFGRTVNQAVGNVDIGVRSALNLPFNETTLNTVNATDGVADYYGRLNALANVSMRGDLQNAVLIGVNTTSDFDYNDASAMNITGQTFLAVNSSDAVFDDRLNCSIGKRVSVTVQTGTYPDTKNHTYTLKVVGLYHVSEFEEQYGGLFGQGYSGYRIFVDLTRAQTMLNATDKINAISIKLVDPEQTTQVVNELSSNLGTDYIVNPVKESLLNVVGKATSGLQSGLQIMSVMALCVAIVIVLNTMYMNIGERTHEIGILRSQGASTGQVFWIFFSESLILGIVGVSIGLVAGLFVTDIFRYFTARIFQPFSPGITFHLAFPPSTTQNLILGAAAGLLTVMLGGLFPALSACKTTIINALRPSMRKPGNQRTALKLVLIGLPLTIFGAFIFMWYDMFSEYGIGLYVVSALAPIAMLGVTLLAAGLLRSGGPVIERGLFAFGKTRKIISRNVERNLLRSTICFALIGISLSLVIVMGGAQIGTVAGVQNVIRSFSSSDLTVMSDDMISRDFTTNITKIEAINATTPVLVIPDHTILQNDDPDALFNSSSTVLAIDPLSYPKVMSMTFSEDTPNDVFERLSQNNTIILTSPLAKSLNVTVGDTVKIRVVEYENRTIEYETPQYSYVYHYTVPVLAWRNFTVVGVAQGAWLDVMSFGNFVLSEASYMSYGNVDEAFPDNDNYNASANLFFVKIDPGSNIEQTRISLQDAYGKEYKLSITTYDDAVERVQSSIDEIFYILYSIVLFAVLNAGIGVAAIMIMNVAERRREIGIFRSQGMSKPQVVTSIIGEATFLGVVGFAMGIVVGLMFHRVTVSYMRLEGFPMAFMIPYEAMAITLVLALLTAVISAVYPADKAAKQNIVDAIRT, encoded by the coding sequence TTGTCTTTTACATCTATAGCGATACGTAATATTCCAAAGCGTAAGCTCCGAAACGGCTTAACAGTGCTCGCGGTAATTTTAGGTGTCACTCTGATTGTAGGTGTAAACATCGCCTTTGACAGCGTCTACGACCAATTCGGGCGCACCGTTAACCAAGCCGTCGGAAACGTCGATATCGGAGTCCGCTCCGCCCTAAACCTCCCATTTAACGAAACCACCCTCAACACCGTAAACGCTACCGATGGCGTTGCGGACTATTATGGTCGTCTAAACGCGTTAGCCAATGTCTCGATGAGAGGTGACTTGCAAAACGCGGTGCTCATCGGCGTTAACACAACCTCCGACTTCGATTACAATGACGCCTCCGCCATGAACATCACGGGGCAAACTTTTTTAGCTGTCAACAGTTCCGATGCCGTTTTCGATGACCGTTTGAACTGTTCAATTGGCAAAAGAGTATCTGTCACGGTTCAAACTGGCACTTACCCTGACACGAAAAATCACACTTACACCTTAAAGGTGGTGGGTCTCTATCATGTTAGTGAATTTGAGGAACAATACGGCGGTCTTTTTGGACAAGGCTACAGCGGCTACCGCATCTTTGTGGATTTAACACGAGCCCAAACCATGCTAAACGCCACTGACAAAATCAACGCCATCAGCATCAAACTCGTTGACCCCGAGCAGACCACCCAAGTTGTCAACGAACTCAGCAGCAACCTGGGCACTGACTATATTGTGAACCCCGTTAAGGAAAGTCTGCTAAACGTTGTAGGCAAAGCCACTTCGGGCCTCCAGAGCGGTCTGCAGATAATGTCGGTGATGGCACTATGCGTCGCCATAGTCATCGTACTCAACACAATGTACATGAACATCGGCGAACGCACACACGAAATCGGTATTCTCCGAAGTCAAGGTGCCTCAACTGGGCAAGTGTTTTGGATTTTCTTCTCAGAAAGCCTAATCCTTGGCATAGTCGGCGTCTCTATAGGGTTAGTTGCGGGGCTCTTTGTCACTGACATCTTTCGCTACTTTACGGCAAGGATTTTTCAGCCCTTCTCGCCGGGCATAACCTTCCACTTAGCCTTCCCACCGTCAACCACACAGAACCTGATTTTAGGCGCTGCTGCTGGATTGTTAACCGTCATGCTAGGTGGCCTTTTCCCCGCGCTATCTGCCTGCAAAACCACCATCATTAACGCTCTGCGTCCCTCAATGCGTAAACCCGGTAACCAACGCACTGCCCTCAAACTGGTCCTCATAGGGTTGCCCCTTACCATTTTTGGCGCTTTCATCTTCATGTGGTATGACATGTTTTCTGAGTACGGCATCGGCTTATACGTAGTCTCAGCATTAGCGCCAATCGCCATGTTAGGCGTCACCTTGCTGGCGGCAGGGCTTCTACGCAGCGGCGGACCCGTGATTGAGCGGGGACTGTTTGCGTTTGGCAAAACCCGAAAAATCATCTCCCGCAACGTCGAACGCAACCTACTGCGAAGCACCATCTGTTTTGCCCTCATCGGGATATCGCTGAGTTTGGTTATCGTCATGGGTGGCGCCCAAATTGGCACAGTCGCGGGAGTCCAAAACGTTATCCGTTCCTTTTCTAGCTCCGATTTAACGGTGATGTCTGATGACATGATTTCTAGAGACTTCACCACGAACATAACCAAAATTGAAGCCATAAACGCCACAACCCCCGTGCTCGTAATACCTGACCATACCATCCTGCAAAATGATGACCCTGATGCCCTGTTTAACTCGTCATCTACTGTGCTCGCTATTGACCCGTTGTCTTATCCTAAGGTTATGTCGATGACGTTTAGCGAGGACACTCCAAATGATGTCTTTGAACGCCTGTCACAAAATAATACCATCATTTTGACTTCGCCGCTGGCTAAATCTCTCAACGTCACGGTCGGCGACACCGTAAAAATCCGTGTTGTAGAATACGAAAACCGCACAATCGAATACGAAACCCCGCAATACAGCTACGTCTATCATTATACTGTTCCTGTTTTGGCGTGGCGTAACTTCACGGTGGTCGGTGTAGCGCAGGGCGCTTGGCTGGATGTTATGTCTTTTGGGAATTTTGTTCTCTCTGAAGCCTCCTACATGTCTTATGGTAACGTTGACGAAGCTTTCCCCGATAATGACAACTATAATGCGTCGGCTAACCTTTTTTTTGTTAAAATCGACCCTGGCAGTAACATAGAGCAAACCCGAATTAGCCTCCAAGACGCCTATGGCAAAGAATACAAACTAAGCATAACCACCTACGATGACGCCGTGGAACGTGTGCAAAGTAGCATCGACGAAATCTTCTACATCCTCTACTCCATCGTTTTGTTCGCGGTTTTAAACGCGGGGATTGGTGTTGCAGCCATCATGATAATGAATGTGGCGGAGCGGCGCCGCGAAATCGGCATTTTCCGTTCGCAAGGTATGAGCAAACCGCAGGTTGTTACCTCAATAATTGGGGAAGCAACCTTTCTGGGTGTGGTTGGGTTTGCAATGGGCATCGTTGTGGGGTTGATGTTCCATCGTGTCACTGTAAGTTACATGCGGCTGGAAGGTTTCCCGATGGCGTTTATGATTCCTTATGAAGCGATGGCAATCACTTTGGTTTTAGCTCTGTTGACTGCGGTTATTAGTGCTGTTTACCCCGCGGATAAGGCAGCTAAACAAAACATCGTGGACGCCATCCGCACCTAA
- a CDS encoding ABC transporter ATP-binding protein — translation MSVKVVEVEKTYKLGENKVHALKGINMELKKGEFVAFMGPSGSGKTTLLNLIGVLDKPTKGKIYVDDIDLTKLKEKELTKLRRGTIGFIFQFYNLIPVLSAFENVELPMLIAGVPAKEREVRAQELLKMVGLGERSNHRPDELSGGEQQRVAIVRALANRPHIVLADEPTGDLDSKTGKDVIKALRDLSNREGATVIVVTHDPTVASLADRVFEMRDGCITSERCNDLTANPPLVT, via the coding sequence ATGTCAGTTAAGGTTGTGGAAGTCGAAAAAACCTACAAGCTAGGGGAAAATAAGGTTCATGCCCTAAAAGGCATAAACATGGAACTAAAAAAAGGCGAGTTTGTCGCGTTTATGGGACCCTCAGGCTCAGGAAAAACCACGCTGTTAAACCTCATCGGAGTCCTCGATAAACCGACCAAAGGCAAAATCTACGTGGATGACATCGACTTAACCAAGCTAAAAGAGAAAGAATTAACTAAACTGCGCCGCGGCACCATCGGCTTCATCTTCCAATTCTACAACCTCATCCCCGTACTCTCTGCCTTTGAAAACGTAGAGTTGCCTATGCTTATCGCTGGCGTGCCCGCCAAAGAGCGGGAGGTTCGCGCGCAAGAGCTTCTTAAAATGGTGGGGTTAGGTGAGCGTAGTAATCATCGTCCTGACGAGCTTAGCGGCGGCGAGCAGCAGCGGGTTGCTATTGTGCGGGCTTTGGCTAATCGTCCCCACATTGTTTTGGCGGATGAGCCTACGGGTGATTTGGATTCTAAAACTGGCAAAGACGTCATCAAGGCGCTGCGGGACCTCTCCAACAGGGAGGGCGCAACCGTCATCGTTGTCACCCATGACCCTACTGTTGCGAGTTTGGCGGATCGCGTGTTTGAGATGCGTGATGGCTGCATAACTAGTGAACGTTGCAATGACTTAACCGCTAATCCCCCACTGGTAACCTAA
- a CDS encoding pyridoxamine 5'-phosphate oxidase family protein translates to MVKKLSKAETKFVQQLPVGRLATATEDCEPVVRPVWPVFDGVYVYFASDPDTPKLEHIESNPQVSIVFDDFDNANWSIMRGIRIQGEAEIMWNGEEYRYAHDLLKEKYPEYRSENGSWKEGDLPIVKITPTNYNKWQIGTKF, encoded by the coding sequence ATGGTGAAGAAGCTTTCCAAAGCAGAAACGAAGTTTGTGCAGCAATTACCCGTGGGACGTCTCGCAACAGCTACGGAGGACTGTGAACCCGTAGTCCGACCGGTCTGGCCAGTGTTTGACGGCGTATACGTCTATTTCGCATCAGACCCTGATACGCCAAAGCTGGAGCACATCGAATCTAACCCTCAGGTATCGATTGTGTTTGACGATTTTGACAACGCGAACTGGTCAATTATGCGTGGCATCCGCATCCAAGGCGAAGCCGAAATCATGTGGAACGGCGAAGAATACCGCTACGCCCACGACCTCCTAAAAGAGAAATACCCCGAATACCGCAGCGAAAACGGCAGCTGGAAAGAAGGCGACCTACCCATCGTCAAAATCACACCCACCAACTACAACAAATGGCAAATAGGCACAAAATTCTAA
- a CDS encoding YhfC family intramembrane metalloprotease, whose amino-acid sequence MQNIDPLFLLQPILVIVISLAVMMYWYFKRRFHLGVWLYSLIAYFGAIGLKYAVQIPTAGLIGTNPYVQGAYLGLQTVAFEVGLAYLIAWYAISHHKLDVRDAEAYGSGLAFWENAVFLGALSLLNMVTYYYILASGGELAQTLYNQLNTAAPTLFAPTTEVLGLVALGILERLSSMLIHIAFGYLCFMAIIYRDKRLFLLALPMGLVDFFVPFAQNNMLLFEGLIFAIAIDSVLAAWLAVKLVKDKSPTAQAPTLPNS is encoded by the coding sequence ATGCAAAACATTGACCCCCTCTTCCTGCTCCAACCCATCCTCGTCATCGTCATCTCTCTTGCTGTGATGATGTACTGGTATTTCAAACGGCGTTTTCATTTGGGGGTCTGGCTCTACAGCTTAATCGCCTACTTTGGCGCTATTGGGTTGAAATATGCCGTGCAGATCCCCACTGCGGGACTCATCGGTACCAATCCTTACGTGCAGGGTGCCTATCTTGGCTTGCAAACCGTCGCTTTCGAGGTCGGCTTAGCATACCTAATCGCCTGGTACGCCATTTCCCACCACAAACTCGATGTCCGCGACGCAGAAGCTTATGGTTCGGGGTTGGCTTTCTGGGAAAACGCCGTCTTCCTCGGCGCACTATCGCTTCTAAACATGGTCACCTACTACTATATCCTCGCGTCAGGCGGAGAACTCGCCCAAACCCTCTACAACCAACTAAACACCGCCGCACCCACACTTTTTGCCCCCACAACCGAAGTACTCGGCTTAGTCGCCCTCGGCATCCTAGAACGCCTCTCCTCAATGCTCATCCACATCGCCTTTGGCTACCTCTGCTTCATGGCCATAATCTACCGCGACAAACGCCTATTCCTCCTCGCCCTGCCCATGGGATTGGTGGACTTCTTTGTGCCCTTCGCACAGAACAATATGCTGCTCTTTGAAGGACTAATATTTGCCATAGCCATCGATTCAGTGCTGGCAGCCTGGCTCGCCGTAAAACTCGTCAAAGACAAGTCGCCTACGGCACAGGCGCCCACGCTGCCAAACAGCTAA
- a CDS encoding DUF996 domain-containing protein: MSLETGRKLGLISTLLLIILPVISIISIVGFVSSILSSAIGLGGSSLPSDIFAASAGLGILTGLLGILQIVALILFVIAMYLLSRYYNERGIFTNIIYAVILMAITVGIVIVTEFLLLVPYASTISTTSPPTEILGGFLTYLIVILVVAVVVIIVSAVLIMRALNKLGEKSEVDSFKTAGTLFLIGILLTILVVGVFIVWIAMIFAFMGFYRLKPLPPPTATTTYQAPPPIVHTTVCPQCGAINTPEAVYCKNCGNHL, encoded by the coding sequence ATGTCACTAGAAACAGGCAGAAAACTGGGCTTAATCTCCACCTTACTCTTAATAATCCTACCCGTAATCTCCATAATCAGCATCGTAGGATTTGTTTCCTCAATACTTTCTTCCGCCATAGGCCTTGGCGGATCTTCCCTTCCATCGGACATCTTCGCCGCCTCAGCAGGTTTAGGCATCCTAACAGGTCTCTTAGGTATACTCCAAATAGTGGCACTTATCCTATTCGTCATCGCCATGTACCTACTCTCCCGTTATTACAATGAACGGGGCATCTTCACAAACATTATCTATGCCGTAATCTTGATGGCAATCACCGTGGGGATTGTGATAGTCACCGAATTCCTATTACTCGTACCCTACGCTTCTACGATCTCCACGACATCCCCGCCCACCGAGATTTTAGGCGGATTCTTAACCTACTTAATCGTAATCCTAGTAGTTGCCGTAGTAGTCATAATTGTGAGCGCCGTTCTAATCATGCGGGCACTCAACAAGTTAGGCGAGAAATCCGAGGTTGACAGCTTCAAAACCGCGGGCACCCTATTCCTAATCGGCATTCTGCTAACAATATTGGTCGTCGGCGTATTCATTGTTTGGATTGCCATGATATTTGCCTTCATGGGCTTCTACCGTCTAAAACCTCTCCCACCGCCCACTGCCACAACCACTTATCAAGCTCCGCCGCCCATAGTGCATACAACTGTTTGCCCCCAGTGCGGAGCCATAAACACTCCTGAAGCGGTTTATTGCAAAAACTGCGGTAACCACCTCTAA
- a CDS encoding ferritin-like domain-containing protein produces MAVKVTPDYIELLNKAVEREIQVSLQYILQHGKMEKLKRRTLPENILLDKTTYDAVGKILREFAIAEMKHAAAIMERIYYLGGQATTKSGKINIGKSIAEFAKNGVLAEEEALTLYRQIIKTAGEMGDWETRQMFEKIYREEETHLFKFEEYVAFQDEKEEPSTIATPEWQKIYTDEYFALLNKAVAAEITGIIQYTNQHEKTAYCPLRQKATALEAVTETNKTEVVSKLLKTVFMQEMDHLEKISERIYLLAGEAVTVPEVMPVVGNNAQEFLALDHKLESDTIDLYRKIIAEALKKGDTTTRRMFEDIIVQEEEHFWTFDDFVR; encoded by the coding sequence ATGGCAGTCAAAGTAACCCCAGACTATATAGAGCTTTTAAACAAAGCGGTCGAGCGAGAAATCCAGGTTTCCCTCCAATACATTTTGCAACATGGGAAAATGGAGAAACTAAAACGCCGAACCCTTCCTGAAAACATCCTTTTAGACAAAACCACCTATGATGCCGTCGGTAAAATTCTGCGTGAATTTGCCATTGCAGAAATGAAACATGCCGCTGCCATCATGGAACGCATTTACTATCTCGGTGGACAAGCAACCACCAAGAGCGGCAAAATCAACATCGGCAAAAGCATAGCTGAATTCGCCAAAAACGGGGTTTTAGCAGAAGAAGAAGCCCTAACCCTCTACCGCCAAATCATCAAAACCGCCGGTGAAATGGGCGACTGGGAAACCCGCCAAATGTTCGAGAAGATCTACCGCGAAGAAGAAACTCACCTTTTCAAATTTGAAGAATACGTAGCCTTCCAAGATGAAAAAGAAGAACCAAGCACCATTGCCACTCCTGAATGGCAAAAAATCTACACCGACGAATACTTCGCCTTACTCAACAAAGCCGTAGCCGCAGAAATCACGGGCATTATCCAATACACCAACCAACACGAAAAAACGGCATATTGCCCTCTGCGCCAAAAAGCCACCGCTTTAGAAGCTGTAACTGAAACTAACAAAACCGAAGTTGTCAGCAAACTCCTCAAAACCGTATTCATGCAAGAAATGGACCACCTCGAAAAAATCAGCGAACGCATCTATCTTCTTGCCGGCGAAGCTGTAACTGTTCCCGAAGTTATGCCTGTGGTGGGTAATAACGCTCAAGAATTCTTGGCGCTTGACCACAAACTCGAAAGCGACACTATTGATCTATACCGTAAAATCATTGCTGAAGCCCTCAAGAAAGGCGACACTACCACTCGGCGTATGTTCGAAGACATAATTGTTCAAGAAGAAGAGCACTTCTGGACATTCGACGACTTCGTACGCTAA